In one window of Trueperaceae bacterium DNA:
- the pyrE gene encoding orotate phosphoribosyltransferase: MQRQALARAITDRSLVHGQFRLRSGATSTEYFDKYMFESDPRLLRAIAEALAPLVPAGVDALAGLELGGVPLAVMLSQVTGIPTLFVRKKAKEYGTMRFAEGGEVAGRRLLLIEDVVTSGGQVVLSTRDLRGAGATVETALCVIDREAGGGGALAAEGVALHALFTMSELKAA, translated from the coding sequence ATGCAGCGCCAAGCCCTCGCCCGCGCCATCACCGATCGCTCCCTCGTCCACGGCCAGTTCCGCTTGCGCTCCGGCGCGACGAGCACCGAGTACTTCGACAAGTACATGTTCGAGTCTGACCCGCGGCTGCTGCGCGCCATCGCCGAGGCGCTCGCACCGCTCGTGCCGGCCGGCGTCGACGCCCTTGCTGGGCTCGAGCTCGGCGGCGTGCCGCTGGCCGTCATGCTCTCGCAAGTGACGGGCATCCCGACCTTGTTCGTGCGCAAGAAGGCCAAGGAGTACGGCACCATGCGCTTCGCCGAGGGGGGCGAGGTGGCGGGCAGGCGCCTGCTCCTGATCGAGGACGTGGTCACCTCCGGCGGCCAGGTCGTGCTCTCGACCCGCGACCTGCGCGGCGCGGGAGCCACCGTCGAGACGGCGCTATGCGTGATCGACCGCGAGGCGGGCGGCGGCGGGGCGCTGGCGGCCGAGGGCGTGGCGCTCCATGCGCTCTTCACCATGAGCGAGCTGAAGGCGGCCTGA
- a CDS encoding HIT domain-containing protein — protein MTQDTLFAKIVRREIPADIVYQDDLVTAFRDIHPQAPVHVLIVPNAVVPTAADAETEHEAALGRMFTAARKIAEREGLGEGYRLIVNCKDHGGQEVYHLHMHLLGGRPLGPMLDHSFGKR, from the coding sequence ATGACCCAGGACACGCTCTTCGCCAAGATCGTGCGCCGCGAGATCCCGGCCGACATCGTCTACCAGGACGACCTCGTCACCGCGTTCCGCGACATCCACCCGCAGGCCCCGGTGCACGTGCTCATCGTGCCCAACGCCGTCGTCCCGACGGCAGCCGACGCCGAGACCGAGCACGAGGCGGCGCTAGGCCGGATGTTCACGGCGGCGCGCAAGATAGCCGAACGGGAAGGCTTGGGCGAAGGCTACCGCCTGATCGTGAACTGCAAGGACCATGGGGGCCAAGAGGTCTACCACCTGCACATGCACTTGCTGGGCGGCAGGCCGCTCGGTCCGATGCTCGACCACTCCTTCGGGAAGCGCTGA
- a CDS encoding aldo/keto reductase family protein, with protein sequence MANEMTYRRLGSSGLKLSTVSLGGWTTYGQTVAEQDRVTRLIERAVELGVNYFDTADVYANGKCEEVMGPALTAAAPRHHLVVASKVFGKMSDDVNDRGLSRKHILESIDRSLDRLGLDYLDIYFAHRYDPETTLEETVEAFSDVVRSGRTHYWGTSMWSAAQIAEAVTFAKANGLVAPVVEQAEYSMLRRERAENEVLPVTSAKGVGVVVFSPLAQGMLTGKYDGGVPAGSRFAEFESFKERFFNDENAARVRALKDVADDLGVTRGQLALAWILRNSNVASVITGATRVEQLEENVGAAKLSLTDDVLARIDRALI encoded by the coding sequence ATGGCTAACGAGATGACCTACCGCAGGCTTGGCAGCAGCGGCCTCAAGCTGAGCACGGTGAGCTTGGGCGGCTGGACGACTTACGGACAGACGGTCGCCGAGCAGGACCGCGTGACCCGCCTGATCGAGCGCGCCGTCGAGCTCGGGGTCAACTACTTCGACACGGCCGACGTCTACGCGAACGGCAAGTGCGAGGAGGTCATGGGCCCCGCCCTGACCGCCGCCGCCCCGCGCCACCACCTCGTGGTGGCCAGCAAGGTGTTCGGGAAGATGTCCGACGACGTCAACGACCGCGGCCTGAGCCGCAAGCACATCCTGGAGTCGATCGACCGCAGCCTCGACCGCCTCGGCCTCGACTACCTCGACATCTACTTCGCGCACCGCTACGACCCGGAGACGACGCTCGAGGAGACCGTGGAGGCGTTCTCCGACGTCGTGCGCTCCGGCCGCACGCACTACTGGGGCACGAGCATGTGGTCGGCCGCCCAGATCGCGGAGGCTGTCACCTTCGCGAAGGCGAACGGCCTCGTCGCGCCCGTCGTCGAGCAGGCCGAGTACTCCATGCTGCGCCGCGAGCGCGCCGAGAACGAGGTCTTGCCGGTCACGAGCGCCAAGGGCGTGGGCGTGGTCGTCTTCAGCCCGTTGGCGCAGGGCATGCTCACCGGCAAGTACGACGGCGGCGTACCGGCCGGCTCGCGCTTCGCGGAGTTCGAGAGCTTCAAGGAGCGGTTCTTCAACGACGAGAACGCCGCCCGCGTGCGCGCCCTCAAGGACGTGGCCGACGACCTGGGCGTGACGCGTGGTCAGCTGGCCCTCGCCTGGATCCTGCGCAACTCGAACGTGGCCTCCGTCATCACGGGCGCCACCCGCGTCGAGCAGCTCGAGGAGAACGTCGGTGCCGCCAAGCTGAGCCTGACCGACGACGTGCTGGCGCGCATCGACCGGGCGCTCATCTAG